The Streptomyces tendae DNA segment GAACTGGAGGCCGCCCGCGACCGGCTCGTCGAAGCTGCCGACGCCGAGACGGCGCTCGGCCCGGTCCGGCTCACCGGCGAACTCGCCCGCACCTGCTACCAGCTGCGCGCCTTCGCCGGCATCGTCGAGGAGGGCGCCTTCCTCGACGTCGTCATCGACCACCCCGACGACACCGCCACCCCGCCGATCCCGGACCTGCGCCGCTACAAGATCCCCCTGGGCGTGGTCGCCGTCTACTCGGCGTCCAACTTCCCCTTCGCCTTCTCCGTGGCCGGCGGCGACACCGCGAGCGCGCTCGCGGCCGGCTGCCCCGTCGTCGTCAAGGCCCACCCCGACCACCCCGCCCTGTCGGAACTGGTCGCCCGGGTGATCCGGCGGGCCGCAGCCCGGCACGCGGTCCCCGACGGAGTGCTCGGCCTGGTGCACGGCTTCGAGGCCGGCCTGGAGCTCATCCGGCACCCGCGGGTCGCGGCGGCCGGCTTCACCGGCTCCGTCCGCGGCGGCCGGGCCCTCTTCGACGCGGCCGCCGCCCGGCCCGTCCCCATCCCCTTCCACGGCGAACTGGGCTCGCTGAACCCGGTCGTCGTCACCGAGGCCGCCGCCGCCGAGCGCGGCGAGGCCATCGGCGCCGGGCTGGCCGGCTCGATGACGCTGGGCGTCGGCCAGTTCTGCGTGAAGCCCGGCCTGGTCCTCGCCCCCGCCTCCGCGGCCGGCGACGCGCTGCTGAAGTCCCTCACGGACGCCGTCAGCGACACCGACCCGGGCGTACTGCTCGACCACCGCATGCGCGACAACTTCCTCGCCGGGGTCACCGAGCGCGCCCAACTGCCGGACGTGGAGTCCCCCGTGACGGCGGGCGCGGGCGGCGACCACACCGTCAGCGCCGGCTTCCTCACCGTCCCGGCCGAGCGGCTGACCCGCGAGGGCGACCACGACCTGCTGATCGAGGAGTGCTTCGGGCCGGTCACCGTCGTGGCCCGCTACACGGACGAGGCCGAGGTGCGGGCGGTGCTGACCCGGCTCCCCGGTAACCTCACGGCGACCGTGCAGCTGTCCTCCGAGGAGGCGGCGGGACACGGCAGCGGAGCCGAACTGGTGCGGGAGCTGACGCCCCTCGCGGGACGCGTGCTCGTGAACGGCTGGCCGACGGGTGTCGCCGTCGCCCCGGCCCAGCACCACGGCGGCCCCTACCCGGCGACGACCTCCACGTCCACGTCGGTGGGCGGCACGGCCATCGAGCGCTGGCTGCGGCCCGTCGTCTACCAGGGCACCCCGGAGGCGCTGCTGCCCCCGGAGCTCAGGGACGACAACCCGCTCGGGCTGCCCCGCCGGTTCAACGGCCGCCTGGAGCGCTGACCCCGCTCACCCGCCGGTCGGCTCCAGGCCCGCGTCGCGGGCCAGGAGCGCGGCCTGCACCCGGTTGTCGCAGTCCAGCTTGGTCAGGATGCGGCTGACGTACGTCTTCACCGTGGCCTCGCTCATGTGCAGCCGGGCCCCGGCGTCCGCGTTGGACAGGCCCTCCCCGAGCAGGGCCAGCACCTGGCGCTCCCGCTCGGTGAGGCCGGTCAGCCGGCGGCGTGCCTCCTCGCCGCGCGCGGTCGCGGCGGGGGAGGCGAGGGTGTCCACCACGTGCCGGGTGGCGGCCGGGGAGAGGTAGGCGTTGCCGGCCGCCGCCGCGCGGACCGCGTGGATCAGCTCCTGCGGCGCGGAGTCCTTCAGCAGGAAGCCCGCACCGCCGTGGCCCAGCGCCCGCAGCACGTTCTCCCGCTCCCCGAACGTGGTCAGGATCAGCACCCGCACCCCCGGCGCGGCCCGGCCCATCTCGGCCAGCGCGGTCAGTCCGTCCATCACCGGCATCTGGATGTCCAGCAGCGCCACGTCGACCGCGGTGGCGCGCGCCGTCTCCACGGCCTCCCGGCCGTCGCGCGCCTCGGCGACGACGTCGATGTCGTCGGCCGAGGTGAGGATCATCCGTATGCCGGCCCGGATGAGCGGCTCGTCGTCGGCGACGAGGACCCGGATCACGCGGCCTCCTGCGCGGTGTCGGTGGGACGGCTGAGGGCGAAGCCCTGCCATCATGCCCGATCCCGCCGCCGTGCCGGGGCCGGCCGTCCGTCAGATCTCGTGCGGGTAGGACTCCTTGGCCACCAGCTTCCCGTCGCGGAAGCAGAACCGGTAGACGATGTCCTCGTCCTCGTCCACGAAGTGCTCGCAGACCGCGTCCTCGGGCAGCGGCGGGCCCTGCTTCTCCACCCCGTCGGTCAGCAGGGAGTCCCCGTCCGGGAACTCCTCGCGCAGGTCCGCCTCGGCGTCGCCGATGCGGGCGGAGTCGTACACGCTCGCCGGTATGACGCCCTTCTCCACCTCGTCGATCAGCTTGCCCACCCCCCACACCAGCAGGGCGGCGGTGCCGGCGACGAGAACGACGGCGACGAGGGCGCACCCCAGGGCGACGTTCTTCTTGGTGCTCATGATGGCGGCGTACTCCTTCTGCGGATCGAAGCGGTCGATGTCCGCCCCACCGTCGCCCGCGGCACCCCGCCCGCTCTGCCCCCGAAAGTCGCCGGCCGGAGCGACGGACGTCGCGTCCTTCCGCCCGGCGGGCGCCGACCCGTCGCCGTAGGGCAGGACACCCGCGACGCGGAACCCGCCGTCGGGCGCGGGACCGCTGTGCACCATGCCGCCGACCAGCCGGGCCCGCTCCCGCAGTCCCGCCAGGCCCTGGCCCCCGCTGATCGCGGGCGGCGCCGCGGGCACCCCGGCCGGGACCGGCCCGTTGGCCACCTCGACCACCAGGCTGTCCGGTTCGTGGCGCAGCTCCACGGTGATCGGGGCGCCCGGCGCGTGCTTGTGCGCGTTGGTCAGGCCCTCCTGGACGATGCGGTACACCGCGTGGTCGGCGGCCGGCGCGAGCGGCCGCGCGGTCCCCGAGCGGCGCAGCTCCACCGGGACACCCGCGCCCCGCGAGGACGCGACCAGCGCGTCGAGCCCCGCCGCGCCCCGGGCGGGCGGCGCACCCGCGGCCTCCGGGCCGGGGCCGGGTCCGGACGCGGGCGGCTCGTCCGCGTCGTCGCGCAGGATGCCGACGGCCTCGCGCAGTTCCCGCATCCCCGCCCGGGCGGCCTCCCGGAGGATGCCGACGCCCTCCCGGTGGCGGTCGCCGAGCTCGGGGTCCACCTCCAGCGCCCCGGCGTGCACGGCGATCAGGGCGAGCTGGTGACCGAGGCTGTCGTGCATGTCCTGGGCGATGCGCTGCCGTTCCAGCAGCCGCGCCTGCCGGGCCACCATCGCCTGCTCACGCACCAGTTGCACGTTGTGCCGGCGCAGCGCGTCGAGCAGGTCCCGGCGCTGGGCGCGGTACCGCGAGGCGAGCCCCGGCACGACCGCCATCACCAGATAAGGGCCCGCGCTGAGCGCCGCCGTCAGCAGCAGCGAGAACTCCAGCGCCTCCTCGCCCCCGTCGCCGAGCAGGGCGCCGGCGGCGTACAGCACCAGTCCGGTGGCGTAGGCGCCCACCGCGTGCCAGGGGCGTCCGATGCGGCTGCCCGCCGACCAGCTCGCGTAGATCAGCAGCGGGCCGGTGCCGAGCACCGAGCCGGCCAGGGCCGACGAGAGCACGAGCACGGTGGCGGGCAGCGAGCGCCTGACCAGCGTCAGCACGCCGACGGCCACGGCGAGGGCCCAGGACCGCGCGGCGGACCCGCTCTCCAAGGAGTACGCCGTCCCGGCGGTCCCCGCGAGCACCAGCACGAGGGCGGTCTCCCCGGCGATCCGTCCGCGGGACCAGGGGGAGGCGGCCGCCAGCCGGGACAGCAGCGGCCGGGCGGTGCGAGAAGTCTGTGCCATGTCCACGCGCAGACCTTAGGGGGCGGCCCCCCGGGGTCCGCATCC contains these protein-coding regions:
- a CDS encoding sensor histidine kinase: MAQTSRTARPLLSRLAAASPWSRGRIAGETALVLVLAGTAGTAYSLESGSAARSWALAVAVGVLTLVRRSLPATVLVLSSALAGSVLGTGPLLIYASWSAGSRIGRPWHAVGAYATGLVLYAAGALLGDGGEEALEFSLLLTAALSAGPYLVMAVVPGLASRYRAQRRDLLDALRRHNVQLVREQAMVARQARLLERQRIAQDMHDSLGHQLALIAVHAGALEVDPELGDRHREGVGILREAARAGMRELREAVGILRDDADEPPASGPGPGPEAAGAPPARGAAGLDALVASSRGAGVPVELRRSGTARPLAPAADHAVYRIVQEGLTNAHKHAPGAPITVELRHEPDSLVVEVANGPVPAGVPAAPPAISGGQGLAGLRERARLVGGMVHSGPAPDGGFRVAGVLPYGDGSAPAGRKDATSVAPAGDFRGQSGRGAAGDGGADIDRFDPQKEYAAIMSTKKNVALGCALVAVVLVAGTAALLVWGVGKLIDEVEKGVIPASVYDSARIGDAEADLREEFPDGDSLLTDGVEKQGPPLPEDAVCEHFVDEDEDIVYRFCFRDGKLVAKESYPHEI
- a CDS encoding response regulator transcription factor, with amino-acid sequence MIRVLVADDEPLIRAGIRMILTSADDIDVVAEARDGREAVETARATAVDVALLDIQMPVMDGLTALAEMGRAAPGVRVLILTTFGERENVLRALGHGGAGFLLKDSAPQELIHAVRAAAAGNAYLSPAATRHVVDTLASPAATARGEEARRRLTGLTERERQVLALLGEGLSNADAGARLHMSEATVKTYVSRILTKLDCDNRVQAALLARDAGLEPTGG
- a CDS encoding aldehyde dehydrogenase (NADP(+)); protein product: MAAAPVWSVDPRTGKQREQVAVEATAQEVDAAVRAAEEAREALTDRTVRAAFLRSAADELEAARDRLVEAADAETALGPVRLTGELARTCYQLRAFAGIVEEGAFLDVVIDHPDDTATPPIPDLRRYKIPLGVVAVYSASNFPFAFSVAGGDTASALAAGCPVVVKAHPDHPALSELVARVIRRAAARHAVPDGVLGLVHGFEAGLELIRHPRVAAAGFTGSVRGGRALFDAAAARPVPIPFHGELGSLNPVVVTEAAAAERGEAIGAGLAGSMTLGVGQFCVKPGLVLAPASAAGDALLKSLTDAVSDTDPGVLLDHRMRDNFLAGVTERAQLPDVESPVTAGAGGDHTVSAGFLTVPAERLTREGDHDLLIEECFGPVTVVARYTDEAEVRAVLTRLPGNLTATVQLSSEEAAGHGSGAELVRELTPLAGRVLVNGWPTGVAVAPAQHHGGPYPATTSTSTSVGGTAIERWLRPVVYQGTPEALLPPELRDDNPLGLPRRFNGRLER